A part of Candidatus Methylomirabilota bacterium genomic DNA contains:
- a CDS encoding thiolase family protein: MRKVAIVDGFRTPFCKEGTQFQDLEADFLGALTVREIVKRFENWNVQPTVVDRVIGSNIATPPHAPNIARVMAVKGGLPVSIPADTLGKNCGSGVTAVHYGRLWIESGSADTILVVGAESMSRIPFFYQPVVTQSFKDLVGARTPFAKLKPILKLYAQLFRFWHKAYQPIIGLKLGLTDPTCDLIMGITAENLAKDPSFGITRHDQDTFALRSHQNASQAQETIFTEEITPVFVPTQNGYAFVDVDNGVRSNQTMDALGKLKPFFDTRHGTVTIGNSSQVTDGAASILLMVEEKAQSLGLPVLGYVGEYEDIGFDPSRMGLSPVGAIAKVLQKTKLSLDDFSVIELNEAFAAQVLACVRTMESDALMHKWFGTYGFDKALGKVVDTALNPHGGAIALGHPVGVSGVRLIITTLREMKRREETRGLVSACIGGGQGVAMIVERE; encoded by the coding sequence ATGAGAAAAGTAGCGATCGTCGATGGTTTTCGGACTCCATTTTGCAAAGAAGGGACGCAGTTTCAGGATCTTGAGGCGGATTTTCTCGGCGCTTTGACAGTGCGGGAAATCGTAAAGAGATTCGAAAACTGGAATGTACAGCCTACGGTTGTAGATCGCGTCATTGGGAGCAATATTGCCACTCCGCCCCATGCCCCGAACATCGCCCGAGTCATGGCGGTCAAGGGCGGCTTGCCGGTCTCTATCCCGGCGGATACGCTCGGGAAGAACTGCGGCTCGGGAGTAACTGCAGTTCACTACGGCCGTCTTTGGATTGAATCAGGATCCGCCGATACGATCCTAGTCGTGGGCGCGGAATCCATGAGTCGGATTCCGTTCTTCTACCAGCCTGTGGTAACGCAATCCTTCAAAGATCTGGTGGGCGCAAGAACTCCCTTCGCGAAGTTGAAACCAATCCTTAAGTTATATGCACAACTGTTTCGCTTCTGGCATAAAGCTTACCAGCCGATCATCGGCTTAAAGCTGGGACTCACAGATCCCACGTGTGATCTTATCATGGGCATCACTGCTGAAAATCTAGCAAAAGATCCCAGCTTTGGGATTACCCGTCACGATCAGGACACGTTTGCCCTTCGGTCGCACCAAAACGCATCACAAGCACAAGAAACGATCTTTACAGAAGAAATCACTCCCGTGTTCGTCCCGACGCAAAACGGGTACGCGTTCGTTGATGTTGATAACGGCGTTCGCAGTAATCAAACCATGGATGCACTGGGAAAGCTCAAACCTTTCTTTGATACAAGGCACGGCACGGTAACCATAGGAAATTCCTCTCAAGTGACCGACGGTGCTGCCAGTATCCTGCTGATGGTAGAGGAGAAGGCCCAGAGTCTCGGACTACCGGTTCTCGGATACGTTGGAGAATATGAAGATATCGGCTTTGATCCCAGTCGAATGGGATTAAGCCCGGTAGGAGCCATCGCGAAGGTCTTGCAGAAAACCAAATTGTCGCTGGATGACTTTTCCGTGATTGAGTTAAATGAAGCCTTTGCCGCACAGGTGCTGGCTTGTGTTCGTACAATGGAATCGGATGCACTGATGCACAAATGGTTCGGAACATACGGTTTCGATAAAGCGCTGGGGAAGGTTGTCGACACCGCTCTCAATCCTCATGGGGGGGCAATTGCGCTCGGTCATCCAGTGGGGGTGTCGGGCGTGCGCCTCATCATCACCACGCTTCGAGAGATGAAGAGGCGTGAGGAGACAAGGGGCCTCGTGAGCGCATGCATCGGCGGTGGTCAAGGCGTCGCCATGATTGTGGAAAGGGAATAA
- a CDS encoding acyl-CoA dehydrogenase family protein, with amino-acid sequence MAKKLTLDQSLDVAEASRERKKHEGFLAGLFEAEVRSTSFPLHYPEPSDQAQSFLNTLQQFLIDKVDPELIDKEGEISDALISDLKKMKAFGIKIPVSYGGQGLSQSDYHHIGVLLGGYDASLTALLSAHNSIGVPEPLKQFGNPEQKERLLPRLANGEISGFALTEETAGCDISGILTYAVRVKKDGKTVGYRLNGRKLYTTNAPKNNDEFLATLLVVVARIVDDPEELHNSGAEKCFGAFIVETKTDGCKVLARLRFEGVRAIYNGALDFSHVYVPTDNLLGHEGDGLKIALTTLTIGRLTLPAACLGALKRCLWFSRLWAKERVQWGKSIGEHGLISEKIVRMAARTLALEGIVKMTGVGVDSKQDVRLESAAAKILATEWLWDSVNDLLQIRGGRGFETTYSLISHNELPMPVGRMMRDARINLIWEGTSEIMRMWIARECLAEYFKHGINLKYGRVSEKASAVSYYAKMLVRGVNPFSGSQHTQKMARQLTRLAVFGTMYYQTALQHKQLLLKKFVDASINLYAAAAASAYATSAQVTEKPLSRELADFFCHDAKQTIQPASSLRKSIFNKDDTRVYKIVKRILKGEAEWLEEGIIKNDISAMQ; translated from the coding sequence ATGGCAAAGAAGTTAACCCTAGATCAATCTCTCGATGTCGCAGAAGCTTCTCGTGAACGGAAGAAGCACGAAGGTTTCCTTGCTGGTCTCTTTGAAGCTGAGGTGAGGTCGACCTCATTTCCTCTCCATTACCCCGAACCCAGCGACCAAGCGCAATCCTTTCTCAATACACTCCAACAGTTTCTCATTGACAAAGTTGATCCGGAGCTGATCGATAAAGAAGGAGAGATCTCAGACGCACTAATCTCTGACTTGAAGAAGATGAAAGCCTTCGGCATCAAAATCCCCGTATCCTACGGCGGACAGGGATTATCCCAGTCCGATTACCACCACATAGGCGTCCTTTTGGGAGGATACGATGCCTCTCTGACCGCCCTTCTTTCCGCCCACAACTCGATCGGGGTTCCCGAACCATTAAAGCAATTCGGCAATCCCGAACAAAAGGAACGATTATTGCCGCGTCTGGCCAATGGCGAAATCTCCGGTTTCGCGTTGACCGAGGAGACAGCAGGGTGCGATATATCTGGAATCCTCACATATGCAGTACGGGTCAAAAAAGATGGAAAGACCGTTGGGTACCGCTTGAATGGGAGAAAACTCTATACGACAAATGCTCCGAAGAATAATGACGAATTCTTAGCTACACTTTTGGTGGTTGTTGCACGAATTGTAGACGATCCAGAGGAACTTCATAATTCTGGTGCTGAAAAGTGCTTCGGTGCTTTTATTGTTGAGACGAAGACGGATGGGTGCAAGGTCCTAGCACGGCTCAGGTTTGAGGGAGTCAGGGCGATTTATAACGGCGCCCTCGATTTCTCGCACGTATACGTGCCTACCGACAATTTACTTGGTCACGAAGGCGATGGATTAAAAATCGCGTTAACTACGCTCACGATCGGACGGCTGACCCTCCCGGCTGCCTGTCTCGGCGCGCTGAAAAGGTGCTTATGGTTCAGCCGCTTGTGGGCAAAAGAGAGAGTGCAGTGGGGAAAGTCGATCGGCGAGCACGGATTAATCTCAGAGAAAATCGTCCGTATGGCTGCTCGTACATTAGCACTTGAAGGAATCGTCAAGATGACCGGAGTGGGGGTCGATTCAAAGCAAGATGTGCGGTTGGAATCAGCCGCCGCAAAGATCCTTGCGACTGAATGGCTTTGGGATTCCGTAAATGATCTTCTTCAAATTCGAGGGGGCCGCGGTTTTGAAACGACGTATTCGCTGATAAGCCATAACGAACTGCCGATGCCGGTCGGACGGATGATGAGAGACGCGCGAATTAATCTTATCTGGGAAGGCACGAGCGAGATAATGAGAATGTGGATTGCGAGGGAATGTCTTGCAGAATACTTTAAGCACGGTATAAATCTGAAATACGGGAGGGTCAGTGAGAAAGCATCCGCTGTTTCCTATTATGCCAAAATGTTAGTACGGGGGGTTAATCCTTTTTCGGGCTCTCAACATACGCAAAAAATGGCCCGGCAATTGACTCGACTCGCTGTATTTGGCACCATGTACTATCAGACGGCCCTGCAGCATAAACAGCTGCTGCTGAAGAAATTTGTGGATGCCAGCATTAATTTGTATGCGGCAGCGGCGGCGTCTGCTTACGCGACATCCGCGCAGGTAACAGAGAAGCCTCTCTCCAGAGAATTGGCCGATTTCTTTTGCCATGATGCCAAGCAAACCATTCAGCCTGCATCGTCACTCAGAAAGAGTATTTTTAATAAGGACGACACACGGGTCTATAAGATTGTAAAGAGAATCTTAAAAGGGGAGGCGGAGTGGCTTGAAGAAGGGATTATTAAGAACGATATATCCGCGATGCAATAG
- a CDS encoding AMP-binding protein, whose protein sequence is MRWYDPGAPHSLTYPDHTLFEMLLLSTLRFPEKPALHFLGKALKYRELLTWVYSCGDALRKMGVHRHDRVAIILPNCPQRVITDYAVLSLAAITVPINPLLTKAECTKILRNAKPKVIITLDQFLPIITKRFISQCPIMVTHISDFASFGYSTAIFLQGVFRKKPVFPENHVSFRDVVSSDLDKQECSYFRSQPDDVATLLYTSGTTGEPKGVMLTHRNIVVNLVQCKAFSPALEEGEEVVLSVIPFFHAYGLTVGMHLSVMLAANNVLVPTFSGKTVVQLLKSHRVTVWPAIPALLHALVKYKTVLTEATKHLKVITCGGSKLSAEHQLKFESLSHCRVSPGFGMSELSPVALLTPRGVTDKVGTMGIPIADTDARVVDLENGKELPGGKMGELVIRGPQVMKGYWENQKKTAEVLKGEWLFTGDLVRRDDDHFFYYVERKDDMIKVGSEKVQPSEVECHIDRHPDVSEVVVISVPDDFRGSAIKACIVPRKKGALTAEDIIAFCKEGLAPFKVPQCVDFVDEIPKNILKKPLRRKLAQHDTNKRGGK, encoded by the coding sequence TTGCGATGGTATGATCCCGGCGCGCCTCATAGCTTGACGTATCCCGACCATACCCTCTTTGAAATGTTATTGCTATCCACACTTCGTTTTCCTGAAAAGCCCGCGCTGCACTTTTTGGGAAAGGCGCTCAAGTACCGGGAATTACTGACATGGGTGTATTCATGTGGAGATGCTCTGCGGAAAATGGGGGTTCATCGTCACGATCGTGTAGCCATTATTCTTCCCAATTGTCCGCAACGAGTGATCACTGACTACGCCGTGCTATCCCTTGCCGCCATTACGGTACCGATCAATCCCTTGCTAACGAAAGCGGAATGCACGAAGATTCTGCGTAATGCCAAACCCAAGGTGATTATCACGCTTGATCAGTTCTTACCGATCATCACGAAACGATTTATTTCCCAATGTCCCATCATGGTAACACATATTTCGGATTTTGCGTCCTTTGGATACAGTACCGCTATTTTCCTCCAAGGGGTATTCAGGAAGAAACCCGTGTTTCCGGAAAACCATGTATCTTTTCGCGATGTCGTGTCATCCGATTTGGACAAACAAGAATGCTCGTATTTTCGTTCTCAGCCTGACGATGTAGCTACCCTGCTTTATACAAGTGGAACAACAGGGGAGCCAAAAGGTGTTATGCTCACGCATCGAAATATTGTTGTCAATTTGGTGCAATGTAAGGCCTTTTCCCCCGCACTGGAGGAAGGCGAAGAAGTTGTTTTGAGTGTCATTCCTTTCTTTCATGCGTATGGTCTCACTGTTGGCATGCACTTGTCGGTGATGCTGGCTGCTAATAATGTTCTCGTCCCCACATTTTCCGGGAAGACGGTTGTGCAACTGTTGAAATCTCATCGTGTGACCGTATGGCCTGCTATTCCTGCCCTTCTTCACGCGCTGGTCAAATATAAAACGGTGCTCACGGAGGCGACCAAACATCTCAAAGTGATCACCTGTGGGGGGAGTAAGCTATCAGCAGAACATCAGCTAAAATTTGAATCCCTGAGCCACTGTCGTGTCTCGCCGGGCTTTGGGATGTCCGAATTATCGCCAGTCGCGCTGCTGACGCCCCGTGGCGTTACGGATAAGGTGGGTACAATGGGCATCCCGATTGCTGATACTGATGCACGCGTGGTGGACCTAGAAAACGGGAAAGAGCTTCCCGGTGGAAAAATGGGCGAGCTTGTTATCCGGGGCCCGCAAGTCATGAAAGGGTACTGGGAGAATCAGAAGAAAACCGCCGAAGTCCTCAAAGGCGAATGGCTCTTTACGGGTGACTTGGTAAGGAGAGATGACGATCACTTCTTTTATTATGTTGAGCGAAAAGATGACATGATTAAAGTTGGTAGCGAAAAAGTCCAGCCGAGTGAAGTGGAATGCCACATTGACAGACATCCCGATGTTTCGGAAGTGGTGGTGATCAGTGTCCCGGATGACTTCCGTGGCTCGGCAATAAAGGCATGTATTGTTCCGCGGAAAAAGGGGGCACTCACCGCTGAAGACATCATTGCATTTTGCAAGGAGGGTCTCGCTCCGTTTAAAGTTCCCCAATGTGTTGATTTTGTGGATGAGATCCCTAAGAATATTCTGAAAAAACCCCTCCGTCGAAAACTGGCTCAACATGATACGAATAAAAGGGGGGGGAAATGA
- the thrC gene encoding threonine synthase — protein sequence MNPERSMEFGVRWHGVIHRYRDYLPVTEKTPVITLQEGNTPLIRADRLGEALDSRVELFLKFEGANPTGSFKDRGMTVAISKALEEKMTAVVCASTGNTSASASAYAARAGCRAYVVVPKGNVAMGKISQALVHGARLIPLQGNFDEAFEIVKEISEKYPVALVNSINPFRIEGQKTAAFEVCEQLERSPDRVFIPVGNAGNISAYWKGFREYREAGRIQGLPRMIGWQAEGAAPIVRGAVVKHPETVASAIRIGNPANWSMARAAIEESQGEIGLVSDAEILDAYRQVAELEGIFCEPASAAAVAGLMKQCREGKIPRGAQVVCILTGHGLKDPEVALTRAPPLQPVEANLEAVVEAMGLN from the coding sequence ATGAACCCTGAACGAAGTATGGAGTTTGGCGTGAGGTGGCACGGCGTTATACATCGGTATCGGGATTATTTACCGGTGACGGAAAAAACCCCAGTAATCACCCTCCAGGAGGGAAACACCCCCCTGATTCGGGCGGACCGCCTCGGGGAAGCCCTGGATTCCCGGGTTGAGCTCTTTCTGAAGTTCGAAGGTGCGAATCCCACCGGTTCCTTCAAAGACCGCGGGATGACAGTTGCCATCAGCAAAGCGTTGGAAGAAAAGATGACCGCGGTCGTCTGCGCCTCTACGGGGAACACCTCCGCTTCGGCTTCCGCGTACGCCGCCCGGGCCGGGTGCCGTGCCTATGTCGTGGTCCCCAAGGGCAACGTCGCCATGGGGAAGATCTCGCAGGCCCTGGTGCACGGCGCGAGGCTCATCCCGCTGCAGGGCAACTTCGACGAGGCCTTCGAGATCGTCAAGGAAATCTCAGAAAAGTATCCGGTCGCCTTGGTCAATTCGATTAATCCCTTCCGCATCGAGGGGCAGAAGACGGCTGCTTTCGAGGTCTGCGAGCAACTCGAGAGAAGCCCGGACCGTGTGTTTATCCCGGTCGGAAATGCCGGGAATATCAGCGCGTACTGGAAGGGCTTTCGGGAGTACCGAGAGGCGGGACGGATTCAGGGCCTTCCCCGGATGATTGGCTGGCAGGCTGAGGGGGCCGCGCCGATAGTGCGAGGAGCGGTGGTGAAGCATCCCGAAACGGTCGCGTCGGCGATTCGCATCGGCAACCCCGCCAACTGGTCTATGGCGCGGGCAGCCATCGAAGAGTCCCAGGGGGAGATCGGGCTCGTGTCGGATGCCGAGATCCTCGACGCCTACCGACAGGTGGCCGAGCTCGAGGGGATCTTTTGTGAGCCAGCCTCGGCAGCCGCGGTGGCCGGTCTCATGAAGCAGTGTCGCGAGGGGAAGATCCCCCGTGGAGCCCAGGTTGTCTGTATCCTCACGGGACATGGTCTGAAGGACCCAGAGGTAGCACTCACCCGTGCACCACCGTTGCAACCAGTGGAGGCGAATCTTGAGGCGGTGGTCGAGGCGATGGGTCTCAATTGA
- a CDS encoding MerR family transcriptional regulator — protein MHTEVGAREVARLIGIPYRTLMHWVTTGLVTPEALVQSKGRRRVRFRPHDIREVRLIAELRRHLSGPQLREALNYLRRLGHNPLSTGRFMVVELYSGRKEFIKVVGSREAIRLLRQEPADQRALIPYTAAELEAGLKTGKIRVLFRSG, from the coding sequence ATGCATACAGAGGTGGGTGCACGCGAGGTTGCCCGCTTGATTGGTATCCCCTACCGGACCCTTATGCACTGGGTGACGACCGGGTTGGTGACCCCCGAGGCGTTGGTCCAATCGAAAGGGCGCCGCCGGGTGCGCTTTCGCCCCCACGATATCCGAGAGGTCCGATTGATCGCCGAGCTACGACGCCACCTGAGCGGTCCCCAACTGCGAGAGGCCCTCAATTACCTGCGGCGCCTGGGGCATAACCCCCTTTCCACAGGTCGGTTCATGGTGGTGGAGCTCTACTCTGGACGGAAGGAGTTCATCAAGGTGGTGGGGAGCCGGGAGGCGATCCGTCTGCTCCGGCAGGAGCCTGCGGACCAGCGTGCCTTGATCCCTTACACAGCGGCGGAGCTTGAGGCTGGACTCAAAACGGGGAAGATCCGCGTCCTCTTCAGGAGCGGCTGA
- a CDS encoding DnaJ domain-containing protein, protein MGTPFSYYYTKLGTKPTASPEEIRRAFRAAVKRLPPTDASERWREILEAYAVLRDPIARRRYDARRRGRVWGRQIASRLPRLRGSPSRLRLMLWLGLATSSWVIHRLSARRNRDGKTPPERRPLALPAFAQNHRSTAVVLMDAFVGEVHRLMATQAPPEELAHDLSALLASYRSAAACHLRDLEPVTLRTNGPCEDGDVDALALMLIWGAQREVSRTDRQASRDEDRGENRSRASF, encoded by the coding sequence ATGGGCACGCCGTTCTCCTATTATTACACCAAGCTGGGGACCAAACCGACGGCGTCGCCCGAGGAGATCCGACGCGCCTTTCGAGCGGCGGTCAAGAGACTCCCCCCGACGGATGCCTCGGAGCGGTGGCGAGAGATACTTGAAGCCTATGCGGTCCTGCGGGACCCCATCGCCCGACGGAGATACGATGCCCGCCGTCGAGGGCGCGTATGGGGTCGCCAGATCGCCTCGAGACTCCCCAGGCTGCGCGGTTCGCCCTCCCGGCTACGCCTGATGCTGTGGCTTGGCCTGGCGACATCATCCTGGGTAATCCACCGGCTGAGTGCAAGGCGAAACCGGGACGGGAAGACACCGCCAGAGCGACGGCCCCTTGCCCTCCCTGCCTTTGCGCAGAATCACCGGAGCACCGCGGTCGTCCTTATGGATGCTTTTGTCGGTGAGGTCCACCGGCTCATGGCCACGCAGGCACCACCCGAAGAGCTGGCCCACGATTTGTCGGCCTTGCTTGCGAGCTATCGCAGTGCAGCCGCCTGTCACTTGCGGGACCTGGAGCCCGTCACGCTTCGGACGAACGGGCCGTGCGAGGACGGAGACGTCGATGCCCTCGCCCTCATGTTGATATGGGGGGCCCAAAGGGAGGTGTCGCGGACCGACAGACAAGCCAGTCGAGATGAGGATCGAGGCGAGAACCGGTCGAGGGCAAGTTTTTGA
- a CDS encoding patatin-like phospholipase family protein, translating into MGNRLIDLVLQGGGIRAVAHAGGVEACERRNIEIRKIAAVSAASFVAVGVAATYTGAELKQLVLETDFSKFAGPVLYRARKKKTKTTSRSARMFKEHFVFSRLSANKGLDDGQTIMDWTSDLLKNKGFSAYATFADLPKDVRLIAYNHSRENQMLFSKERTPNASVVEAVRATTGLVPIYQPFKWADGHGRVYELTDGSVINPYPIDIFNKEKDKGGLPPTVGFALTEGFGQSGDGNINNEGERGDVQGDEGSGDKGEESFLEYLISHITRSIDTQGKSLLKRSEWRRNIDIYIGNIRTIDFLTIGNDEEKKKWLMEQGSQAVQEYMDDVGRFLFLAEPLHSLFFEIRNAGKYVRQKLR; encoded by the coding sequence GTGGGTAACCGGTTAATCGACCTGGTCCTGCAGGGGGGTGGTATCAGAGCGGTCGCACACGCTGGTGGTGTGGAAGCGTGTGAACGGCGAAATATTGAAATCAGAAAAATTGCGGCCGTTTCGGCAGCTTCTTTTGTGGCAGTTGGCGTGGCTGCAACATATACGGGAGCTGAATTGAAACAATTAGTTCTTGAGACGGACTTTTCAAAATTTGCAGGACCTGTTTTGTATCGGGCCAGAAAGAAAAAAACGAAGACAACGTCGCGCAGCGCAAGAATGTTCAAGGAACACTTTGTCTTTTCACGATTAAGCGCAAATAAAGGGTTAGATGACGGTCAAACAATTATGGATTGGACTTCTGACTTACTAAAGAATAAAGGATTTAGTGCTTACGCGACTTTTGCTGATTTGCCGAAAGACGTTCGACTGATCGCCTATAACCACTCGAGAGAAAACCAGATGCTTTTCTCGAAGGAACGGACGCCGAATGCCTCCGTGGTCGAGGCAGTGCGTGCTACGACGGGCTTAGTACCCATATATCAACCCTTTAAATGGGCTGATGGTCACGGTCGCGTATATGAGCTGACGGATGGGAGTGTGATTAATCCATATCCGATTGATATTTTCAATAAAGAAAAGGATAAAGGCGGACTGCCGCCAACTGTCGGCTTTGCACTCACAGAGGGATTTGGTCAGAGTGGCGACGGGAACATAAATAATGAAGGTGAGCGTGGTGATGTGCAAGGCGACGAAGGCAGCGGAGATAAGGGTGAAGAAAGTTTTCTTGAATACTTAATCAGTCACATTACGAGATCGATAGATACGCAAGGAAAAAGTTTACTCAAAAGGAGCGAGTGGCGAAGAAACATCGATATTTATATCGGCAATATTCGAACAATAGACTTTCTGACTATCGGGAATGATGAAGAAAAAAAGAAATGGCTTATGGAACAGGGGAGTCAAGCCGTCCAGGAATATATGGACGACGTTGGCCGATTCCTGTTTCTCGCAGAACCTCTCCACAGTCTATTTTTTGAAATACGGAATGCCGGCAAATATGTACGTCAGAAATTGCGGTAG
- a CDS encoding 3-hydroxyacyl-CoA dehydrogenase NAD-binding domain-containing protein, whose product MEWAYRHFKTRLLDNDICIVGFDYQGKSVNVLTSEALEEIKAIVHDVTADERVKGMVLVSLKDSFIAGADINEIYEMTDIDGCKKLVTETHTVFGEIENSKKPWVVAIDGLCLGGGLELALVCHWRVATDNGVFGLPEVKLGIIPGFGGTQRLPRLISLPDALDLITSGRNVYAYPALKRGIIDDVVTNQRGERTIDTVDREAFVGVAIERALTLCSKRGLKRNRRTPLLQNILGWPGVRDLITFKKARSMVTARVKNCYPAPLKALDAVQAGLRMSVQRACLEAEMPHLLELVVSRLSKDLIEVFLSTQKTKNQNMGPSFFDPAKHTIGVLGAGLMGSQIAGEISDKGFGVHLKDLEPKFLCDGMNRIIRMKKEDVAKRIINKPECEHRMLRIHPSLSWDDFRSTPFVIEAIKEVLTWKQKALEEFEEAAPTDAIFATNTSSFMISEVAEKARHKERCVGMHFFNPVRKMQLVEIVRSDSTSAQALAHAYELGSIMGKVPLVVRDGPGFLVNRILSRYLIEAVLLVAEGVSIADVDKAAENFGMAIDSGRSMGPLALIDYVGVETAVHVLSSLKKLGDRIVVHPLIEGMVPQGQRPLTFWKQGKENDEVRKLLKEQYAGPQRSVSTETLIKRLILPMRDEALRCLEEAIVTEPWQVDLAMLYGAGFPAFRGGLLKEMAREGVDHTRADLESLAADHGDRFQPCDSFKEAENVLSAYKH is encoded by the coding sequence ATGGAATGGGCGTACCGACATTTCAAAACACGCCTACTCGATAATGACATCTGCATTGTCGGATTCGATTATCAAGGGAAGTCTGTCAATGTATTGACGTCCGAAGCATTAGAGGAAATTAAGGCGATTGTGCATGATGTGACAGCGGATGAACGTGTCAAGGGGATGGTGCTGGTAAGCTTGAAAGATTCGTTTATTGCCGGTGCGGATATCAATGAAATATATGAAATGACGGATATTGATGGGTGCAAGAAACTCGTGACGGAGACACATACGGTCTTCGGTGAGATTGAAAACTCGAAGAAACCGTGGGTGGTCGCGATCGATGGGTTGTGCCTGGGGGGTGGGCTCGAACTCGCACTCGTATGTCATTGGCGGGTCGCCACGGATAATGGCGTCTTTGGACTCCCCGAGGTCAAACTGGGTATCATCCCTGGTTTTGGGGGCACGCAACGCCTTCCTCGACTGATTAGCCTGCCGGATGCCCTCGACCTTATCACGAGCGGAAGAAACGTGTACGCCTATCCGGCCCTGAAGCGTGGCATTATTGATGATGTCGTGACGAATCAACGGGGCGAAAGAACGATCGATACCGTCGACAGAGAGGCGTTTGTTGGCGTTGCTATCGAAAGGGCTCTGACACTTTGTTCAAAAAGGGGTCTTAAAAGGAATCGAAGGACACCCCTGCTACAGAACATTCTTGGATGGCCGGGAGTTCGGGACCTGATCACCTTCAAAAAGGCGCGAAGCATGGTCACGGCACGCGTCAAGAACTGTTATCCCGCCCCCTTGAAGGCATTGGACGCGGTCCAGGCCGGACTTCGCATGTCTGTTCAGAGGGCATGCCTAGAAGCCGAGATGCCTCACCTGCTTGAGCTTGTTGTCTCGCGGTTGTCCAAGGATCTGATCGAGGTTTTCCTGTCGACTCAAAAGACGAAGAATCAAAACATGGGGCCATCATTTTTCGACCCCGCAAAGCATACCATCGGCGTTCTCGGTGCTGGGTTAATGGGCTCGCAGATTGCTGGAGAGATTTCCGATAAAGGATTTGGAGTGCACCTTAAAGATCTCGAGCCGAAATTTCTCTGTGACGGCATGAATAGAATAATAAGAATGAAAAAGGAGGACGTAGCAAAAAGAATTATCAATAAGCCAGAGTGTGAACACCGCATGTTACGCATACATCCCTCACTGTCTTGGGACGATTTTAGGTCCACTCCGTTCGTGATCGAGGCAATCAAGGAAGTTCTCACATGGAAGCAAAAGGCCCTTGAGGAATTTGAAGAAGCTGCACCCACGGATGCAATTTTTGCCACGAACACCTCTTCGTTTATGATTTCAGAGGTTGCTGAGAAAGCCAGACATAAAGAACGTTGTGTGGGGATGCACTTTTTCAACCCTGTCCGAAAGATGCAACTGGTGGAAATTGTGAGATCCGATTCTACCTCGGCTCAGGCCCTTGCCCACGCATATGAACTTGGCAGCATTATGGGGAAAGTACCGCTCGTCGTTCGGGATGGTCCCGGTTTCTTGGTGAATCGAATCTTGTCCCGGTATTTGATAGAGGCAGTGCTGCTTGTGGCCGAGGGCGTCTCGATTGCAGACGTCGACAAGGCGGCTGAAAACTTTGGCATGGCGATTGATTCTGGGCGCAGCATGGGGCCCCTGGCGCTCATAGATTATGTTGGTGTGGAGACAGCCGTTCATGTCCTTTCATCTCTGAAAAAGTTGGGAGATCGGATTGTGGTACATCCTTTGATAGAAGGTATGGTTCCCCAAGGGCAAAGACCTCTGACGTTCTGGAAACAAGGCAAAGAGAATGACGAAGTGAGAAAACTGCTCAAAGAGCAATATGCGGGGCCGCAGCGGTCAGTGTCGACAGAAACATTGATCAAGCGCTTGATCCTTCCAATGAGAGACGAAGCGCTTCGCTGTCTTGAGGAAGCAATTGTAACGGAACCGTGGCAGGTTGATCTTGCTATGCTATATGGAGCTGGATTTCCGGCGTTTCGCGGGGGACTTCTGAAAGAGATGGCACGCGAAGGGGTGGATCACACGCGAGCAGACCTCGAAAGCCTAGCAGCGGACCATGGAGATCGATTCCAACCCTGTGACTCTTTTAAAGAGGCTGAAAATGTCTTGTCCGCGTACAAACATTGA